The Fusarium fujikuroi IMI 58289 draft genome, chromosome FFUJ_chr01 sequence CCTAAAATcgatcagcagcagcatcaccagTCGTTACAGCAGGTAGTCGGGCAGGAAGAGAGGCATCAGCCTGGATCCCTATCGTACCCTGGCTCTCTTCAGGCTACGGGTAACCTGACAGAAACCCCAACTCGAGGGATGAGCTTCCCGATGCCCACCCCAGGCCAGACATCTCCCACATCATCTGGGTCAAAGAAGCATAAATGTCCTTACTGCAATACTGAATTTACACGCCACCACAACCTCAAGAGCCATTTGTTGACGCATAGCCAAGAGAAACCATACGTATGCACGGAATGCCAGATGCGTTTCCGCCGTCTGCACGACCTCAAGCGTCACGGTAAACTGCACACTGGTGAGAAGCCCCACGTTTGTCCCAAGTGTGACCGAAAATTCGCTCGTGGCGATGCGCTTGCTCGTCACTCTAAGGGCGCTGGTGGCTGTGCAGGGCGACGATCCAGCATGGGTAGTTTCGTTGATGACAACGATATTGAGACCAGTCTCGGCGAAGCTGATGAATCGGCCATGTCTGGACTTGCGTACGATAAccccgaggaagatgaattGAGACGTCAAAGTTTACCAAGCATCACCGCCCAGCACGTTACAGGAGCACAAGTGGATGGCTACAACACCCATGCTCGGACATATCCACCACCTGGTGCTCGACCTGGGACTGGGGGACTTTATCCCCCCAATGTTAACCAAAACCAGGCAAATTCCAACTCTTCTCAGCCTGTCGCCAACAACATTGCGGGGCACAATTCTACCGCGGGAATCGCGTCCGTTGCGGCCGCCAATGCGAACATGTATTCTCAGACTGGTATTACAGAGTCTCCAAAACCATTGAGCCCTGGGGTGCAAGGACATGACTCCAATAACTTGGCGCGCCAACGGTCTCCTAGCTTGACCCAGCAACTGCAGCAGGCGCAGTTCGGACGTCGAGCATCGGATTTACAGTCACCACATAACTCGCAGCCCCGACCTAAGCTTCCCGGGTTGTCGCATCCTGAGTTCGCGGCGCCGGGGTCAACCGGCTTCTCCCACACCCGGAGCGGCAGTGGCGCGCAGTCTATCAACGACAGTGGAAACATGTTTGCTCAGAGTGATCCGAGTGTGTGGGCGTATGTTCAGGCGCTAGAGGAGAAAGTCAAGGCGCTTACAGACAAGGTTTCGACTCTGGACCATGTCGTTGCAGACTTGAAACAACAGATGGAAACACGCGATGCCGCCGCGGCGGCTGTCGCCAAAGTATAACACAGCGCTGCGTTGCACCCATCCATAGGTGCTTCCTTACTGCGTTACTATATACCAAAGCACACTGAGACGACCTTCGTTTTTTTTTCACCTTGAGAAGTTTTTGGCACGGTGCTCAGGGAGGCGTTTATGGGACATTGGGACAtgcttttttttatttctagtttttccttttctgtttctgtgGAAGGTAGGGACCTCCACGCTAAAAGAACGGGGCACGGTCTAGTCATGATTATCCCATCATTATTTCATGTAACATATTGTTGTTTTGTCCAGATCAGATAGTGTGCCTCGTGGCAGCAAGGATCCATCCGCTAGTACAGGTGTCAAAGAGTTGTATTGCGCATAGTGGAAGCTTTGTATATAGAGAGTCTAATCGTCGAGGGCCACGAGCTGTTACAAGAGTGAACCTGGCAAGTGATTAAGTTCTGTTATCGTTTGCTGTGTGTTGAGGATATGTTGCTTGTTGGTGGCTAGCCGAGGCTCATATGGAATTTGATGGTTCCTGACGGGGAGCAGGGCGCTGACTGGGGAATAATTAATTGGGGACTTTGAGACACAGCACAGTTGACACCAGATATTTACTCCACATGTAGGAATATGGATCAAAGCCATTAATACTTTACAACTATTCTCACAAAACACTACATAGTTATAATTCAAGAGAAAGGCTCAAGTAAGGCACACGTTGAATCATGCTAActaataatagtaaaataCCAACGTCGGTACCTTATCTATCAAACCTTCCATTGAGTTACCTTAGTACGGAGGGACAGTCTAACTTGTGTTAAGGAGCGGCAAGTGGAGACATGGACAAACTTCGCTCCCCCTGGCCAGATCAAGATCGAAGCTTCTGATTTCACGTGCCAAACATAACCTCTGGTTGGTGCGACGTCATCACTGACACTTAGCTTTTTGCATGAGGTACCTTCGTTGACACAAACACGAAAGCGGTTCAGGTTCCACCCTCTCCGTAAGGCGATATCATGGCGGCTAATGCCCGTGTCATAGTCGCCGATTGAAAATTCCcgctctctttctctctttcggCGTTGCCAATacatatccttcttctcatatcAATTTCTGATGTGACTGTGCTTGTTACCAGCAGTTTCTCGTGCAGtccccaacatcaccaagcctCCCCATTTATCCATCCGCCCAAGGATCTTGCTTCATCACGAAGCAGCAATATTCGAGCTGCCCTGTGTATCATGTCGAACACTGTGGTTGACAGTGATGTACCCCTCATTAACGGTAGGGCTTCCATTCATTCATGTGCCGTTGATTTGTGCCTGCTTTGGGCCCTGCATACGTGCGTTACGTGGTAAAGCAGGCAAATGGTGATGTAATAGCTTGATTGCTGATGCATTGTTTTGATGGGTTCTACCCCGTCGATTTACGATTTTCCTAGAGACTTACTAACACACTTCAAAGGGGCCCGTCCTTACAATGCAATCGAGAAAGTGACAACAATTCCTAATCCGGAAAACGAGCACCAGGTCGAGCCGTCCCATTTGCAGAATggagaggctgttgaggctgTATGTATTAAACCCTCTGTCTTCAAACCATCAAAGAGTCTGTATTAATCACGGTTAAAAGAGAGATCCGGAGCGCCCACAGCTGCCTGATCGTGATTTCGAGTCGAGTATCTCTACCAGCAACGCCGACTTTGACGATCTGATACTTTCTACAAACGGTGCGCCTGATGACGAGCTGAATGGAGGAGCCCCGAGCGGAACTCCCAATGGTACTGGAAAGAGctatgcagcagcagcagcagcagcagaggcGGACCAGAGAGgcggcaaagaagaagatccaagCAATGCTGAAAAGAGTTACGCCGATGTTGTCGCCGACAGAGACGTGGATAACAACAGCAGACATGGCCAATGGTCCTATCCCGAGCTCCCCATTACCGCTCATCCTAAAAATATCAAGACGGGGAGCTGGCGCGCGGGAGGCATTCGTTTCGCGCCATTGCGAGTGCCCATGAGGCGACGGCTACAGACTGCAGCAGTCTTGTTTCATTGCATGTCTATTGCCACATTTGTCTCAGCCTTTTGGTTGATCTGCGCCAATCCGCTCGCTTGGCCTATCATTATAATCTATCTGATCCATCTTGCTCTTTCAACTGCAGGAACCAATGGTAACCTGACATACCGCTCAGAATGGGTACGAagcctcaagctctggaAGCTCTTCACTGGATACTTCCCCATGAAGCTGCACAAGACGCATGAACTACCGACCGATAGGAAATACATCCTCGGGTACCATCCACACGGCATCATTTCCCATGGCGCCTTCGCCGCCTTTGGCACTAATGCTCTTGGGTTTCGCGAACTGTTCCCTGGAATCACCAACACGCTCCTCACTCTCGACTCCAACTTCCGTCTCCCCTTCTACCGCGATTATATCATGCTTCACGGTCTCCAGTCAGTCTCCAAGGAATCGATATGGAATCTTCTCTCAAAGGGCGGTCCTAGCAATGATGGCCGAGGCCGCGCTGTTACCATTGTTGTCGGCGGTGCCCGTGAATCGCTCGAGGCCCAACCAGGAAGCCTTCGGTTGATCCTCAAGAGCCGAAAAGGGTTTGTCAAGATGGCACTTCGTACCGGAGCCGATCTAGTTCCTGTCATTGGATTTGGAGAAAACGATCTTTACGACCAGCTGAGCCCTAAGACACACCCCCTTGTGCACCGAATCCAGATGATATTTCTCAAGGTTTTCAAGTTTACCGTGCCAGCTCTCCACGGCCGCGGTGTGCTGAACTATGATGTTGGTCTCATGCCTTACCGTCGGCCCGTCAACATTGTTATCGGACGGCCGATCCGCGTTGACAAGTCTCATGGACCTCAACCAGGCCAACAGGACATTGATGAGCTGCATGAACGTTATGTTCAGGAAATTGAGAAGTTGTGGGATGCATACAAGGATCAGTTTGCTGCCGATCGCAAGGCCGAGATGGAAATCTTTGCCTAAATTTTCTCTTATGTGTTGTAAAATGCCTGCGATGCTACTACATATTAGTTGTCAGATTAACAACGATCGGAGCTGTTCTCAAGGTCTAGGCAGAATTGTGTGGGATTTCCTATTTTGATTGTGTTAAGGGTGTTCCGcatatctttttttttgttcTTAGTTTCGAAGCTTGTAGTTATTGTATCCAGCAAATCTACTCCTACCTATGCACTGATTGCATGTACGTACCGCGTATTATTGTTCCTTAGGTTCCACGGGATGGTCGATTGACCCAGTTCTGCATGTCTACTACCTAGGCACGTGACTGCGCGCTTCGAAGTGAAGGACGGAGCGCGTGGGTCGCGTCACAGTAACAATTGACCTCCACTCGAATTCATCCATCAACTACCCTAGCTACCTATCAAAGTCCCCAAAACCTTTCCAGCACAATTGAAAAAAGCCAGCTCTTCTGTCTGAGATTTATTTTCATTGGCGATGGCTCGTACGTCTCTGCGCAAAAAGCAGGCAGTTAGCTACAACGAAGAccccgacgacgacgagatgCCCCAGGTGACTAAGGCTGTAGCGGCTGCTACTAAGGTCATTCAGAAGACTAAGGGTGCAGTTACAAAGACCGTAACTGCAAAGTCTGCATCTGTAAAGACAGCAACGAAGCGGAAAGCCTCGCCCGAACCTGAGATAGCCTCCCGAGCTCCAACGGCAAAGACGACCAAGAAGCGCAAAACAAAGGCAAAGGACGATGATGCGAAACCATTGGCAGATAGAACGGACGTATCATCACTGAAACCTACCATGAACATTGGCGCTCACGTCAGTGCCGCAGGAGGTTAGTCTTATACTCTATTTCCTTGGTTGTATCAGGCTAAACGTTTCCCTCTAGGAGTACAGAATTCCGTCACAAATGCTGTCCACATTGGCGCAAACGCTTTTGCACTTTTCCTCAAGTCACAAAGAAAATGGACGAACCCGCCTCTTGACcatgaagccaagaatcaATTCATCTCAATGTGCAAAGAACACAGTTATAGCGCAGGCGAACATGCCCTTCCCCATGGCTCATATCTCGTCAATCTAGCGCAggccgatgaggagaaggcggACCAAGCATATAAATCCTTTCTAGATGATCTAGAACGTTGCGAGCAGCTGGGGATTCGCTTGTACAACTTTCATCCTGGATCAACCGGGGGAGATGCTAGGCCAGCAGCCATTGCACGTATTGCCGCGCAGCTTAACAAGTCACACAGGGCCACCAAGACGGTGATTACAGTACTGGAAAACATGGCAGGCAGTGGAAATGTCATTGGATCAACCTGGGAGGATTTGAGGGACATCATTGCCCTGGTTGAGGATAAATCTAGAGTTGGTGTTTGCATTGACACCTGCCATGCCTTTGCAGCTGGCTATGACCTAAGAACACCAGAGGCATTCAGTAAGACTGTCAACTCTTTTAACGACATAGTTGGCCACAAATATCTCAAGGCCTTCCACTGCAAGTTTACGATCTATTTCCTTCCTTTTTGCAGCGGCTGACATATCTTAGTGAACGACAGCAAAGCCCCCTTCAATTCCAATAGAGATCTCCACGCCAACATCGGCACGGGCTTTCTCGGCCTCCGCGCCTTTCACAGCATCATGAACCATGCCCCTTTCGCGGGCATGCCTATGGTACTAGAGACGCCCATTGATCGGCCGGGTGCTGACGGGAAATCcgtcgaggacaagaaggtcTGGGCTAACGAGATCAAGCTCTTGGAGCGACTTGTTGGCATGGATGCGGAGACTAAGGAGTTCAAGGACCTTGAAATAGAGTTGCAGGCCCAGGGAGAGTCGGAAAGGAACAAGATACAGGATCAGGTTGATCGTAAAATGGCcaaggatgccaagaaggGGACTAAGAAGGGTGGGAAacggaagaagaaggatgattcTGACGACGAGAGCGAGTAGATGTCTTCAATTGGTCACTGTAGCATGTGTAGCAAGTTTAGCTGATGGAAAGGATTAGGAGCGGACAGTTGGGTGCAATGTAATATCATACCTCTCGTCTCTTTTGTACTTTACAGGGCTATGGCGGTTATCGCCCGTTATCTGGCCTGATATGATTAGGTTTCCCGGTTCACTATAGCAGTCACTCACTGCTTACGAAGAGACTCATCAAATGACGACTGACGAGTAGGTTCTCATGAACGTAGATTTAAACCGATCAGTATTTCCATCGCAAGGCTCATCCAGATCTATGATACTCTCCAAAGGGGTATAACGGCTCCTTACTATTTACCTTGCAAAGAGCAAGGACCAACACATGAAGAAAATGCTcagccaaccaaccaacaccCTCTCTACCGATATCCAACGCCAGGCCTCCAAGAACGACAACACTACCCGTTAGTCACCCCTACTTGCGATTCTTGCCAAAGGTAGCTTCAAGCCTGCCCATGACACTCTTGAGTCCAACACCTCTCTCACAGTTGGCCCCTAACCAGGTTTCCATCCTTCCCCTGACACTCCTCATCGACTTAAGCACAGGCATCTTGCCACCATCCTCGCCCCCAGCGGTTGCAGCAGCTCCAGGGTTCAGCAGAAGCTCGAAACAGTCAGACCAGAGTTCAGTCTGCCAGTATCGTTTGAGGCTCTCACGGATCTTGTAACGTCGACCAGACTTGCCGAGCCCACCTTGGTCACACCGTATAGTCTCGATGTACTTGCCAAAGAGGAGTGTGTGTATGGTGCCAGCGAGGCCGTGGTAATCAATCTGCCACGTCCATGGGCGGCCCTCTCGCATCTCAGCGCAGTCTTGAGCACTGGTTTTCCAGTCGGCAATGAATTCAACTTCGGGGACAAAGGCGCGCATGTCAATACCGCGACCAAAATCAATAAGCACAACTCCACGCGAAGACCACCCACCGCTCCCATCAGCCTTCCACTGAGCTGTCAGGGACTCGTCATCAGAGAGTGCGTCCAAACGTAGCAGGCAATTGTCGGCTTTGAGATCTCCGTGCAGAATACTCTTGGAGTGAAGAGCCTCAACGGTTCGCAGAAGCTCGATAGTAAAAAACATTGCCAGCTGCTCATCCATGACGGCAGAAGGTTCAGCTCGGAAGAAGTTGACAACATCTAAAAGGGTGCCATGGGGATGGTAAGGCAGGAAAAGAAACGCTTCATCTTGGAAGAGGTGCATCTCATGCGCATACGACAAGGAGGCAGAAGCACGATGCTGAGGGCCCAAACGAGTGTGAGCCAGACGCATCATATGAAACTCCCATGGTGTAGGTGGGTTCTCCATCTTTAAAGCCTCGATGTCACTGCGATGGCTTACTGCGAAAGCACCCTTGCCCATGGTAGGTATTGCGTTCTCATCGTTCTCGTCAGCTTCTGGAGCCGAGTTCTCAACAAGATAAACTGGTGCGAATGCTCCAGCACCAAGCTCTTTCTTGATTGTGTAGGTAGAAGGAGTGCCAGGGAGCTCAATTACTACAGGAGCAGTAACAGGTCCCGCTTTATTATCGCCTGACTTGTTTGCCTTAGCCAGGGCCTTGGCAAACTTGCGGATCTCAGCCCCTCGCTCGTATTTCTCATGCCGATGGTCATAGAAGCCAGAATACGAACTCAATGGGGGCAGCATCCTAGAGATGATCTCAGAACGAACTGACTCATCCACAGGGTTACACTGAGCATCTTTGATAATGGGGCCCTTTGGAGCAAGAGGCTTAGGAGGGATTGCTTTGCCCAAAGGCCCAATGGATTTTGGAGCAAGAGGTGCGGACATCTTGGGGAGTGGAATAGGATCGTTGACCATCTCTCGAAGAGGGCTGCTTAGAGGTTCTGAATCTGAACTcccctcgtcctcttcatcaataGTCGGAGAATTATCCTTCTTAGACGGTGTCTTGTATCCACGGCGCTCCACAGTTACATCCAGAGACACTTCAGTCCTCTCAGTGATGGGAGTCATAAAGGGCAGTCGGTTGTTAGCCACCTCGGCCGGATCCCTAAATGGCCGAGTTGGGGGCTCGTAGTCTTCAGGTGGGATAGGAACGAATGTTGTACGAGCTGTAGGAGGGAAATCTTCAAACAATGGAGTTTCAAGCTCCTCGGCATCGTCATTTTGCTCTTCTCCAGTTCTCATTTGTTGGTCAGTGTTGTCGAAAGCTTCAGATGACTCCTGATCAGGTCCTGGGGTACCTGTATCGATCAAGTCGGATCCTCGTGTCTCATTTCGTTCAGTGCCTTCGTCACCAGCATCCTCCCCATCAATGTGAGGAATGTGTCTTCGAGTTGAAAAGTCAGACCATTCACTAACACTCTTAACATCAGACGTCTCATCGTTCTCATCGTCGCCGGCCTCACTGGGCTCTATATGCCTTGCGGTGACTGTGCTTTCTGCATCCGTAGTATAATTATCATCACTCTCATAATCGTCATCATCTGcgctctcttcatcctcttcttcctgtccAGCAGGCTTCAGGGGTGCGTTGAAAATATCATAAATATCATCAGTGGCAGCCTTAGTATGAAGTGTCATAGTAGGCTCAGaggtgtttttctttttgagCTTTGGTCTGGATGGCGAGTCAAGCTTTGCTTTAACTATTAAACGGTCAGATGATTGTAAAGATTCAGGGAACATGGTGACTCACTGATCTGGGTCTCGTTGACCTCtatcattttcttcttcttaccaCGTGGCCCTCGATGTTGCTCGACAgccttgccattctcatcatacTGCACAGTGTCCTTGTGAACCACCAACTTGGTGGAAGAATCCTGATGGATAATTAACTTCCCAACTGTGTCTTTGTGAATGGCCAGCTTGCCCACAGGGTCTTGATGGATCAGTAGCCTCTCCCCTGCTCCTTTGCTGATTTCCTCGATCTCGAGGGGGATGACAGGCTCAGGAACGAGGTTCTCGTCAAATATTTCATCTTCCCAACAGTGGTCGAGCCAGCCTCGGCCAGCAGCCATAATCTCCTCGAAACTAAGCTCCGTGCCAATCTCTTCAGGAGTTGGGTAGATAGCAGCAAGGTCAACAAAAACACGCTCTTTCTTTCCAGTTTGCGGATGGACGGAAATTTGATGCTTCGATGGAACAACCACGATATTCTGTATTTGCGAAAGAGACTATTGAACCATAAAAATCATAACCATATATTAGTCCTATGATCATCAACATGTGGGTAAGCCGGGAGGAAGAATATCAACTTACCGGATCCCTAAACACTGACATCTTAGGAGCCGTACTCTTCTTGCCACCAGCTGGCAGTGTCTCACCCGCCCAGGGTTTGGCTTCCACCGCATTCTCTTTTCTTCGGTCTGCCAATGAACCGATGCTGTCCCACCCTTTTGAGCCCGCACTCATTGATGACATGGCAGAAGGTTGGGCGTCTGCATCAGAAAAGATTGCcagcttggacttggagggTTTGCCGGCCCCACCACTCGAAGGTCTTGCCGCCTGAGGATCTGCTGCTCGCGCAGCAGCAAAGGGGTCAACTTTAGCAGCAAGAGCCGGCCGCATGGTAGGTAATGCTGGGGATGAGGGTTCGTTCATGACATCCGGCTGCTGGGCGACACGCTGCTCGAACTCCTTGAACTTGCGAATCAGTCGCTGAACAGGTCGAGCCTCGCGGTCAATACCCAGCTTGTACACTTCTTCGGCTTGTGCCCATCTATTCGCTCCCTCAAGCCAAGCAGCATATTCTTCATAAAATAATGCGAGGGACTCTCCTATCCCATGTCGCGACAAGAACATGTACGTCTCGCGCGGGGTGTCggagaagaagtggatgTAGTGAACCCAGAGTTTGAGATATCGAGGGTCGTTCTTGTATTGCGCTGAACCAATGAAGGTTTTTGTTGCACGCTCGAGAAGGGTATGCAGTTGTGATTGTGGTGTTGCTTGCGCTGAGGGATAGGCGTCTAGGGTCCATCGAACATAACGTTCAAAAACGTCAAGAGGATCGTCTGACTCGGCGATGTTTTCAACTTCCTGTTCGAATTCGGCGCGAATGCAGTCGTTGACATTGCGCGTGTCCGAAGGGGTTGGCGTAGACAGTTTATGAAGTGGTGATGGGGAGTAGAGCTCAGCTAGCTTCTTAGCTGAACGACCACCTGGTAAAGACTGAATATTTTCTTTCTGTCCTTCGATCAAGTCGAAGTCAATCAGATCTCCTGAAGCTGACATGGCGAGTTAGTATCTCCTCCAGCGAGGCGTTTGCTTCATGTAAAACACTCTCAGGGGCAGTTAGGGATGTGGTTGTTGTTAAAAAGGCTAGACATTTAAGTGGGATGGTCACATATTATTATTGTTGATAATAATGCAACAATAGACTTGTTGCTGTAGAAACAGCCACACGCAAGCCACATCGGAACACCAAGATCCCTCGTATTAGTTAACAATGTCTGTAGAATCTGATGAAACAGTGAACCGTTGAAGAGGCAATTTTCCAAACTTATGTAGCTAATTCATGACTTTGCTCATGGATTACGCCAGATGAGTAGGCCTAATTTGTCACGAAATATTGAATCATTTTCTATTCTGGGACACACACAAGGGGTTGACCACGAGGGGAAAAGAGTGGGTTGAACCTCAATCAAAGGTTCATTAATTGATCAGTTTGCTTTTACTATTTTTGCCTCTATTACTTTCAATTTGCCGTTCTGGTATATGGTCTCACGCGCTCCCGGCTGAGGACCCaaaggcatcatcatcatcacaaggCTTTTGTTCCACGTATCAGTCTATTCCCATTTACAGGTTAACAGACTTGCGGAAGTTAGCACCAGGGTAAATAGCCTGGtcaccaagctcctcctcaattCGGAGAATCTGGTTGAGCTTGGCGAGACGCTCAGATCGGGCAGGGGCACCGGTCTTGATCTCACCGGCACGGAGACCAACAGCAATGTCAGCAATGGTGACATCCTCGGTCTCGCCGGATCGGTGAGAGACCATGACACCCCAGCCATCAGCGTAGGAGTCCTTGGCAGCCTGGATGGACTCGGTCAGAGTACCAATCTggttgaccttgagaagaagggcgTTGCAAGACTTGAGCTCGATGGCCTTCTTGATTCGCAGAGGGTTGGTGACAGTCAGGTCATCGCCAACAATCTGGATGTCCTGGGTCTTGGAGAAGTAGCTCCAGGCCTCCCAGTCGTCCTCGGCGAAGGGGTCTTCAATGGAGACGATAGGATACTTCTTGCAGAGCTCGGAGTACAGGTTGGCGAGCTCCTCGTATGTAATCCACTTGGTGGGGTCAGACTCGGGGTTCTTGAAGTCAAGATcgtacttcttctcctcgaccttgtAGAACTCGCTAGAGGCGACATCCATggcgatcttgatcttgccggTGTAGCCAACCTGCTCAATAGCATCGGTGATAAGCTCAAGGGCCTCCTCGGCAGTCTGGATATCGGGAGCAACACCACCCTCGTCACCCACGTTGCCAGCGGATTGGCCATATCGCTTCTTGGCTAGGCCCTTGAGGGCCTGGTAGACTTCAGCACCCTGGCGCATGGCCTCGGTGAAAGTGGGCGCCTCACTATAACCGCGttagaaaaaagaagaagcttgagacgAGCGTATCGAGATACGTACGTAGGAACGATCATGAACTCTTGGAAAGCGAGACGGCCACCGGCGTGGGAGCCACCGTTGAGGACATTCATGAAGGGAACGGGGAGGACGTAAGGCTTCTTGGTTCCGGCGAGGTCGGAGACGTGAGCGTACAGAGGAACGCCCTACAGTAAGTGGTTAATTGAGAAATTCATAGCATCAAACTCATATTTTTTAAGCTcaccttctcagcagcaccagccttggcgaCGGCCAGAGATACACCGAGAATAGCGTTGGCACCaagcttggtcttgttgggAGTACCATCGAGCTCATTAAGGAAAGCATCGACAGCGGACTGGTCCTTGACATCGAGGTTCTTCTCGATAAGAGCGGGAGCAATGACGGTGTTCACGTTCTCGACGGCCTTGGTGACACCCTTGCCACCCCACTTGGACTTGTCGCCATCTCGGAGCTCGCAAGCCTCGTGCTGACCTGGATTATCATGAACTTAGCGAGTGCATACGGAAAGTAGCCGAAGGGGGTCAGGACGAACCGGTAGAGGCACCGGAGGGAACGATGGCACGGTGGAGGCCAGTCTCGGTGACGACGTCAACCTCGACGGTAGGGTTTCCACGGGAGTCGTAGACGGAGCGGGCGAAGACCTTCTTGACAGCCATGTTGACAGGTGATATGATTTCTAAGGGTCGTTGGGTTAATTGGTATGCCTTTAGGTAAATATGtaaaggatgaagaggaag is a genomic window containing:
- a CDS encoding related to zinc finger protein crol gamma, which translates into the protein MASDASAFTAIDPPPATRAEATPPTIIPSEDAAIRLLKRPRSPSPSSPRSLVAQSQGLLGLGSPTKSARLALASSISPTPLTAAAALEDERRRREVDDHDDGTRAPAPTSDNPSHRVLTSLMSGAVQAMSRPADAPQLAPTAAMDPSPKPTNPVSLAQTATSQVEEHGAPSPQSTNSLVGVPVTESPTPMEVDAPKIDQQQHHQSLQQVVGQEERHQPGSLSYPGSLQATGNLTETPTRGMSFPMPTPGQTSPTSSGSKKHKCPYCNTEFTRHHNLKSHLLTHSQEKPYVCTECQMRFRRLHDLKRHGKLHTGEKPHVCPKCDRKFARGDALARHSKGAGGCAGRRSSMGSFVDDNDIETSLGEADESAMSGLAYDNPEEDELRRQSLPSITAQHVTGAQVDGYNTHARTYPPPGARPGTGGLYPPNVNQNQANSNSSQPVANNIAGHNSTAGIASVAAANANMYSQTGITESPKPLSPGVQGHDSNNLARQRSPSLTQQLQQAQFGRRASDLQSPHNSQPRPKLPGLSHPEFAAPGSTGFSHTRSGSGAQSINDSGNMFAQSDPSVWAYVQALEEKVKALTDKVSTLDHVVADLKQQMETRDAAAAAVAKV
- a CDS encoding related to diacylglycerol acyltransferase type 2a, giving the protein MSNTVVDSDVPLINGARPYNAIEKVTTIPNPENEHQVEPSHLQNGEAVEARDPERPQLPDRDFESSISTSNADFDDLILSTNGAPDDELNGGAPSGTPNGTGKSYAAAAAAAEADQRGGKEEDPSNAEKSYADVVADRDVDNNSRHGQWSYPELPITAHPKNIKTGSWRAGGIRFAPLRVPMRRRLQTAAVLFHCMSIATFVSAFWLICANPLAWPIIIIYLIHLALSTAGTNGNLTYRSEWVRSLKLWKLFTGYFPMKLHKTHELPTDRKYILGYHPHGIISHGAFAAFGTNALGFRELFPGITNTLLTLDSNFRLPFYRDYIMLHGLQSVSKESIWNLLSKGGPSNDGRGRAVTIVVGGARESLEAQPGSLRLILKSRKGFVKMALRTGADLVPVIGFGENDLYDQLSPKTHPLVHRIQMIFLKVFKFTVPALHGRGVLNYDVGLMPYRRPVNIVIGRPIRVDKSHGPQPGQQDIDELHERYVQEIEKLWDAYKDQFAADRKAEMEIFA
- a CDS encoding probable AP endonuclease; the protein is MARTSLRKKQAVSYNEDPDDDEMPQVTKAVAAATKVIQKTKGAVTKTVTAKSASVKTATKRKASPEPEIASRAPTAKTTKKRKTKAKDDDAKPLADRTDVSSLKPTMNIGAHVSAAGGVQNSVTNAVHIGANAFALFLKSQRKWTNPPLDHEAKNQFISMCKEHSYSAGEHALPHGSYLVNLAQADEEKADQAYKSFLDDLERCEQLGIRLYNFHPGSTGGDARPAAIARIAAQLNKSHRATKTVITVLENMAGSGNVIGSTWEDLRDIIALVEDKSRVGVCIDTCHAFAAGYDLRTPEAFMNDSKAPFNSNRDLHANIGTGFLGLRAFHSIMNHAPFAGMPMVLETPIDRPGADGKSVEDKKVWANEIKLLERLVGMDAETKEFKDLEIELQAQGESERNKIQDQVDRKMAKDAKKGTKKGGKRKKKDDSDDESE
- a CDS encoding probable mitotic checkpoint serine/threonine protein kinase; protein product: MSASGDLIDFDLIEGQKENIQSLPGGRSAKKLAELYSPSPLHKLSTPTPSDTRNVNDCIRAEFEQEVENIAESDDPLDVFERYVRWTLDAYPSAQATPQSQLHTLLERATKTFIGSAQYKNDPRYLKLWVHYIHFFSDTPRETYMFLSRHGIGESLALFYEEYAAWLEGANRWAQAEEVYKLGIDREARPVQRLIRKFKEFEQRVAQQPDVMNEPSSPALPTMRPALAAKVDPFAAARAADPQAARPSSGGAGKPSKSKLAIFSDADAQPSAMSSMSAGSKGWDSIGSLADRRKENAVEAKPWAGETLPAGGKKSTAPKMSVFRDPSLSQIQNIVVVPSKHQISVHPQTGKKERVFVDLAAIYPTPEEIGTELSFEEIMAAGRGWLDHCWEDEIFDENLVPEPVIPLEIEEISKGAGERLLIHQDPVGKLAIHKDTVGKLIIHQDSSTKLVVHKDTVQYDENGKAVEQHRGPRGKKKKMIEVNETQIIKAKLDSPSRPKLKKKNTSEPTMTLHTKAATDDIYDIFNAPLKPAGQEEEDEESADDDDYESDDNYTTDAESTVTARHIEPSEAGDDENDETSDVKSVSEWSDFSTRRHIPHIDGEDAGDEGTERNETRGSDLIDTGTPGPDQESSEAFDNTDQQMRTGEEQNDDAEELETPLFEDFPPTARTTFVPIPPEDYEPPTRPFRDPAEVANNRLPFMTPITERTEVSLDVTVERRGYKTPSKKDNSPTIDEEDEGSSDSEPLSSPLREMVNDPIPLPKMSAPLAPKSIGPLGKAIPPKPLAPKGPIIKDAQCNPVDESVRSEIISRMLPPLSSYSGFYDHRHEKYERGAEIRKFAKALAKANKSGDNKAGPVTAPVVIELPGTPSTYTIKKELGAGAFAPVYLVENSAPEADENDENAIPTMGKGAFAVSHRSDIEALKMENPPTPWEFHMMRLAHTRLGPQHRASASLSYAHEMHLFQDEAFLFLPYHPHGTLLDVVNFFRAEPSAVMDEQLAMFFTIELLRTVEALHSKSILHGDLKADNCLLRLDALSDDESLTAQWKADGSGGWSSRGVVLIDFGRGIDMRAFVPEVEFIADWKTSAQDCAEMREGRPWTWQIDYHGLAGTIHTLLFGKYIETIRCDQGGLGKSGRRYKIRESLKRYWQTELWSDCFELLLNPGAAATAGGEDGGKMPVLKSMRSVRGRMETWLGANCERGVGLKSVMGRLEATFGKNRK